A single Candidatus Anaeroferrophillus wilburensis DNA region contains:
- a CDS encoding (Fe-S)-binding protein: MREPDSVTLFITCLIDGIYPEVGTAVVSIFEQLGIMVDYPTDQTCCGQPAFNAGYRREARAAARRFIEIFEHAPVIVAPSGSCVHMVRHHYPQLFQDDSRWLARARQVAAKTFELTEYLVDILGITDLGASYNGRITYHDSCHLRRGLGIAGQPRALLAAIKGATFIEMTEAESCCGFGGVFSVKYPEISTAMVEKKVNHIIDSGAHVVTGCDISCLMNIAGRLSRLGSPVRCLHIAQLLAGREERT; this comes from the coding sequence ATCAGAGAGCCCGACTCCGTCACCCTCTTCATCACCTGCCTGATCGACGGCATCTATCCCGAGGTCGGGACAGCGGTAGTGTCGATTTTTGAACAGCTCGGCATCATGGTAGACTACCCCACCGACCAAACCTGCTGCGGCCAGCCGGCCTTCAACGCCGGCTACCGCCGGGAGGCCAGGGCGGCTGCCAGGCGCTTCATTGAAATTTTCGAACACGCCCCGGTCATTGTCGCCCCGTCGGGATCCTGCGTCCACATGGTCCGCCACCATTATCCGCAGCTTTTCCAGGACGACAGCCGCTGGCTGGCCCGGGCCCGGCAGGTGGCAGCAAAAACCTTTGAGCTGACGGAATACCTGGTGGACATCCTCGGAATCACCGATCTGGGAGCCTCGTATAACGGCCGGATCACCTACCATGACTCCTGCCATCTGCGCCGGGGATTGGGCATCGCCGGCCAGCCGCGGGCTCTGCTGGCGGCGATCAAGGGGGCAACGTTTATCGAAATGACTGAAGCGGAGAGCTGCTGCGGATTCGGCGGCGTCTTTTCAGTGAAATATCCGGAGATATCAACGGCCATGGTGGAGAAGAAAGTGAACCATATCATCGATTCTGGCGCCCATGTGGTTACCGGCTGCGACATCAGCTGCCTGATGAATATCGCCGGCAGACTCAGCCGCTTGGGATCGCCAGTCCGCTGTCTCCACATCGCCCAACTGCTGGCCGGCAGGGAAGAACGGACATGA
- a CDS encoding iron-sulfur cluster-binding protein — MTDESGQSYRQRAARAIGDPQLQKMLRLLQELLGKGAERSFAGLPGSEDLRREGRTLRQEAVENLDTLLEALAAGIRHRGGRVFFAEDAAAANAYCVSLARKHQVKNVVKGKSMVAEEVGLNHALAQNGIEVTETDLGEFIVQLAGEHPSHIIAPAIHKSRQEVGRIFAEKLGIDYTDDPPALTRAARQALREKLLHADMGITGCNLACAETGQITLLSNEGNISMATILPRIHVAIMGMERVTARLADLRTLLGLLTRGASAQKMSAYVSTIGGPAGNGQIDGPDEFHLVILDNGRSRILADQRFREILCCLRCGACLNACPVYGIIGGHAYASPYPGPMGAVVSPLLFGINRHQDLCRGETLCGACKEACPIHIDIPRMLLELRAQLAVGDRQWDVRQTSAGEKIFYQLWSLMIGKRPVYDLFLRCGSFIGRLLAGRKEVISRLPQPLSGWTMSRDLKPLAKESFTTRWKRLHKGSNRDQR; from the coding sequence ATGACTGATGAATCCGGCCAATCCTATCGTCAGCGGGCCGCCAGGGCGATCGGCGACCCGCAACTCCAGAAAATGCTGCGGCTTCTTCAGGAGCTGCTCGGCAAGGGTGCCGAACGATCCTTTGCCGGCCTGCCGGGCAGCGAAGACCTCCGCCGGGAGGGCCGCACACTCCGCCAGGAAGCGGTGGAAAACCTCGACACCCTCCTGGAAGCCCTGGCAGCCGGTATCCGCCACCGTGGCGGCCGGGTTTTCTTTGCCGAAGACGCCGCGGCAGCCAACGCTTACTGCGTCTCGCTGGCTCGCAAACACCAGGTTAAAAACGTAGTCAAAGGGAAATCGATGGTTGCCGAGGAGGTCGGCCTCAACCATGCCCTGGCGCAGAACGGCATTGAAGTCACGGAAACCGACCTGGGGGAATTCATTGTCCAACTGGCCGGCGAACATCCCTCCCACATCATTGCGCCGGCAATCCATAAATCACGCCAGGAGGTTGGCAGGATTTTTGCGGAAAAGCTCGGCATAGACTACACTGACGATCCTCCCGCCCTCACCCGGGCGGCCCGTCAGGCTTTGCGGGAAAAACTGCTCCACGCCGACATGGGGATTACCGGCTGCAATCTTGCCTGTGCCGAAACCGGCCAGATCACCCTCCTCTCCAACGAGGGCAACATCAGCATGGCGACCATCCTCCCCCGGATTCATGTGGCGATCATGGGAATGGAACGAGTTACCGCCAGGCTGGCGGATCTCCGGACACTTCTTGGCCTTTTGACCCGAGGCGCCTCGGCCCAGAAAATGTCTGCCTATGTCAGCACCATCGGCGGGCCGGCCGGCAATGGCCAAATCGACGGACCTGATGAATTCCATCTGGTGATTCTTGACAATGGCCGCTCACGAATTCTTGCCGATCAACGGTTCAGGGAAATCCTCTGCTGCCTGCGCTGCGGCGCCTGCCTCAACGCCTGCCCAGTCTACGGCATCATCGGCGGCCATGCCTATGCCTCCCCCTACCCCGGACCCATGGGAGCAGTGGTCTCCCCCCTGCTGTTCGGCATCAATCGACATCAGGATCTCTGCCGCGGGGAGACCCTGTGCGGCGCCTGCAAAGAGGCCTGCCCCATCCACATTGACATTCCCCGCATGCTCTTGGAACTGCGGGCGCAGCTGGCTGTTGGCGACCGACAATGGGATGTCAGGCAGACATCAGCCGGCGAAAAGATTTTCTACCAACTCTGGAGCCTGATGATCGGCAAGCGACCGGTGTATGATCTCTTCCTCAGGTGCGGCTCGTTCATCGGCAGGCTGCTGGCCGGCCGGAAGGAAGTGATCTCCAGATTGCCACAGCCCCTCAGCGGCTGGACCATGAGCCGCGACCTGAAACCTCTGGCCAAGGAAAGCTTTACCACCCGTTGGAAACGCTTGCACAAAGGCAGCAATAGAGACCAGCGGTAA
- a CDS encoding lactate utilization protein, producing MMDDNNQQQFLANLRAALGHPAAVRRRQKQVCERPDDADRQALVKAISRRSPEQTQDLLDRLMAEGHLLNLQVISCPNCTAAGQAIAALLSDDISAGGSKRTIACWQHPLVTELDLVSHLGIRNISIYCVEQTMHPLRSAERETIRRRVAASFAGITSADYCLADTASLVLRGRPGQDLCVALLPAIHIAVIRRKQLLADMQELHALLQTNSPDCRDELPNRMTMISGPSKTGDIEATMVYGVHGPRNVYLLVIDT from the coding sequence ATGATGGACGACAACAATCAGCAGCAGTTTCTTGCCAACCTTCGTGCGGCCCTCGGCCATCCGGCCGCCGTCCGCCGTCGACAAAAACAGGTCTGTGAACGCCCCGATGATGCCGATCGGCAGGCCTTGGTGAAAGCTATTTCCCGGCGATCCCCGGAACAAACACAGGATCTTCTCGACCGCCTGATGGCAGAAGGCCACCTTCTCAACCTCCAGGTTATCTCCTGTCCAAACTGCACGGCCGCCGGCCAAGCCATCGCCGCCCTGCTCAGTGACGACATATCTGCAGGGGGCAGCAAACGAACCATTGCCTGTTGGCAACATCCCCTGGTAACGGAACTGGATCTTGTCAGCCATTTAGGCATACGCAACATCTCAATCTACTGTGTGGAACAGACCATGCACCCTTTGAGGTCCGCCGAGCGGGAGACCATCCGGCGCCGGGTAGCAGCGTCCTTCGCCGGCATAACCTCGGCTGATTACTGCCTGGCTGACACCGCCAGCCTGGTGCTGCGAGGCCGGCCGGGACAGGACCTGTGTGTTGCCCTGTTGCCCGCCATTCACATAGCCGTCATCAGACGGAAACAGCTGCTGGCTGACATGCAGGAGCTGCACGCGCTGCTGCAGACCAATTCCCCGGACTGCAGGGATGAACTGCCAAACCGCATGACCATGATCTCCGGGCCAAGTAAAACCGGCGATATTGAAGCCACCATGGTCTACGGCGTCCATGGCCCCCGGAATGTTTATCTGCTGGTCATCGACACATAA
- a CDS encoding glycerate kinase, with translation MDPIARLRQDAKTIIRKAIEAVNPKTAICSHVQRQHDLLLCNGNSYDLSHYRHIYLVGAGKAGASMAAAMEKLLDNRLTAGVVVVKYGHLDRVVRTTIVEAGHPLPDQAGVDGARQLTGLLEKAGPDDLVICVISGGGSALLPLPADGLTLADKQAVTQTLLACGADITEINTIRKHLSGLKGGQLARLASPATVLSLILSDVIGDPLASIASGPTVGDPSTFGQCLTIISNYGIEGKLPPAVIKHLQSGAAGAIAETPKPGDPLFSRVANLIVANNRQAVTAAAAAARILGYHPLVLSTFIEGETREIARMHGAIAKEVAASGNPVTAPACIISGGETTVTIAGSGLGGRNQEFVLAAALEIENQAHTVIVSVGTDGTDGPTDAAGAVADGLTVARAKGLQLTPKDYLTNNDAYHFFDRLGDLVKTGPTNTNVMDLRLMLIANKKGDTR, from the coding sequence ATGGACCCTATTGCCCGTTTACGACAGGATGCCAAAACCATCATCAGGAAGGCGATTGAGGCGGTCAATCCTAAAACGGCAATCTGTTCCCATGTCCAGCGGCAGCATGATCTCCTGCTGTGCAACGGCAACAGCTACGATCTTAGCCACTACCGCCACATCTATCTGGTGGGCGCCGGCAAGGCAGGCGCTTCCATGGCCGCAGCCATGGAGAAACTGCTGGATAACCGGCTGACGGCAGGAGTAGTGGTGGTAAAATACGGTCATCTGGATCGGGTTGTCCGGACAACCATCGTTGAAGCCGGCCATCCGCTGCCTGATCAGGCCGGCGTCGACGGCGCCCGGCAGCTGACTGGCCTGCTGGAAAAGGCCGGCCCGGACGATCTGGTCATCTGCGTCATTTCCGGCGGCGGTTCCGCTCTCCTGCCCCTGCCGGCTGACGGCCTGACCCTGGCGGATAAGCAGGCAGTCACCCAGACGCTGCTCGCCTGCGGCGCCGATATTACTGAGATCAACACCATCAGGAAACACCTCTCCGGCCTCAAAGGCGGCCAACTGGCCCGACTCGCCTCGCCGGCCACAGTCCTTTCCCTGATTCTTTCCGACGTCATCGGCGATCCGCTGGCAAGCATCGCCTCCGGCCCCACCGTCGGCGACCCATCCACTTTTGGCCAGTGTCTCACGATCATCAGCAATTATGGCATCGAAGGGAAGCTGCCGCCAGCAGTGATCAAGCACCTGCAATCAGGGGCCGCCGGGGCCATTGCGGAAACTCCGAAGCCAGGCGATCCGCTTTTCAGCCGGGTTGCCAATCTGATTGTGGCAAACAACCGCCAGGCGGTGACGGCGGCTGCCGCGGCCGCCCGCATCCTTGGGTATCATCCCCTGGTGCTTTCCACCTTCATCGAGGGGGAAACCCGGGAGATCGCCCGCATGCACGGCGCCATCGCCAAAGAGGTGGCGGCCAGCGGCAATCCCGTCACCGCCCCGGCCTGCATCATCAGCGGCGGCGAGACAACGGTGACCATCGCCGGCAGCGGCCTGGGCGGCCGCAACCAGGAATTCGTGCTGGCAGCAGCACTGGAGATTGAAAACCAGGCCCATACGGTTATTGTCAGCGTCGGCACCGACGGCACCGACGGCCCCACCGACGCCGCCGGAGCAGTGGCTGACGGCCTGACCGTGGCCCGCGCCAAAGGTCTGCAGCTTACCCCCAAAGACTATCTCACCAACAACGATGCCTACCATTTTTTTGACCGTCTCGGTGACCTGGTAAAAACCGGCCCCACCAACACCAACGTTATGGACCTCCGCCTGATGCTCATCGCCAACAAAAAAGGTGACACCCGTTAG
- a CDS encoding rubrerythrin family protein, giving the protein MGKTMDNLAAAFAGESQANRKYLAFAKKADQEGFGQIAKLFRAAAEAETVHAHGHLRAMGGIKDTKANLQESVVGESHEFKVMYPEFIATAKEEGEKTALKMFEWANEVEEIHHGLYEQAAAAIEAGNDLPSSEIHVCSVCGNTVIGACPDKCSVCGVPGSKFEQIS; this is encoded by the coding sequence ATGGGTAAGACAATGGATAATCTGGCGGCTGCTTTTGCCGGTGAAAGTCAGGCTAACCGCAAATACCTTGCCTTTGCCAAAAAGGCCGACCAGGAAGGCTTTGGCCAGATAGCCAAGTTGTTCCGAGCGGCCGCAGAGGCGGAAACCGTTCATGCCCACGGCCATCTGCGGGCCATGGGTGGCATCAAGGATACCAAGGCTAACCTGCAGGAGTCAGTTGTGGGTGAAAGCCATGAATTCAAGGTGATGTATCCCGAGTTCATCGCTACTGCTAAAGAGGAAGGAGAAAAAACCGCCCTGAAGATGTTTGAGTGGGCTAATGAGGTTGAAGAGATTCACCATGGCCTCTATGAGCAGGCAGCGGCGGCCATTGAGGCGGGTAATGACCTGCCGTCTTCTGAGATCCATGTCTGCAGCGTCTGCGGCAACACGGTGATCGGTGCCTGCCCCGACAAGTGCAGCGTCTGCGGTGTGCCGGGAAGTAAATTCGAACAGATTTCCTGA